gcatcatggccacatATCCTGTTGGTCGAACTCGGTTCCAACTTCTCACCGAGGCCCAGCCACCACCGGCTCGACTCACCTGACTCCCAGACGCGTAACCGGCCATTGTCGACTGTTGGTCGTGGTGCGGTGGTGGATGAATTCAACCGATGCAGAGATACAATAGTGTAACCCCCCCAATGATACGGCCCTGCGTCTCGAACGCTCGCCATGATTTCCAGTTTCCTGTTCCGGAAGACTGCATATGCGAACCGACGGCTCATGCATCCGACGTTGGCTCGGATGAGGGGGCAGCGGCGTCTAGACTGTCAACAAGGCCCGATCTGTCGCGCCCAACGGCCGGCGACTTGGTCACTCACCGTTGCAGTTGTAACCCCCGGACGCGGGAGGTCATGTCATGTCACGTCAATTTTGGAAACCACCACTCGCCTGCTTGGCTTCCCGAGTCGCTGCGTAAGCCGTACATATTCGATGTCGAGTTATCTGTGTTGGTCCAACTCTGCTCCGCATGGTGGAGCCATCATTTCCGTCCCGTCAGTTAAACTCCGGACAAAATCCACCAGACGGCTCACTAGCCATGATCGGTGCCAAGATGGGCAGGGCTATAAAGAACAAGGTCGCAGCAGCGCCCCCAACGCGGCACTCTGCATGAGAGAATCTACCTGTGGCCAACGTTtcaagtatgtatgtacaccaCGGGGCTTTGATTCGGCACTTGGGACAGAGTGTGGCACGGgacaaccaccaccgccactTGGTGCAAGGGGCTCGTTGTGCCAATATGTAAATGAATTGAATATTCTAggcggtactccgtactcggtagcCATTGCGGAATCCAAGATTTGGGTCGGTCAGCATGACTGGCTCCGGCGTCTGCCAACGACGGCTGCGAGCCAACTTGCACGTTGGTTCCATCATCCATGTTGGAACGTTGAGCACCATGTACCCTGTACGATATAATACCTGCCCCCAGCCTGCATGTCGCTTACGGCTCGCACCATTTCCATCATTTACCCTCCGAGATCGTCAGTCATCCCAGCCCCATGTGAACCGCTTCACATCGACTGCTACGGGTTCTCGGGCAGCGGCACAGCATCCGGCGGCTGATGCCACTCGAACCCGTCCGGGATCGGCACCGCTCGCTGCTTCAACCACGACTGCAGAGCGTCCCAGTCGGCGCACTTGTGTCGCGTGTTGCCGTCCGGGGTAGGCTGGTTGTGCTGCCTCACCCAGTAGTACGGGATGATGCCCGGGTCAAAGTTGCACATGAGCGTCTGGCGAATGTAGTCGATGCAGTGCTCGTAGTGGCGCTCGTACATTTCCGACGCGCCCTCCTTGTTTGCCTGCGTCGTGGGAAAGAAGGCCGCGTGGTGGTCTTGCCAGATGAAGTGCAGGCAGTGTATCTGGTGTGttcccatggccacggcgagaTACCCGCCCCCGGCGGCCTCGGGGAACTGCACCGCCGTGAGATTGTGTCCGATGCGGCTGATGTCGTCGGCCGTGACGCGAATGGTTCCGTCTGTGTGTATTGGCCAAATGTTAGAGCGGGAGGTTTGTCAAGAAACAGCTTGTGCCGTCGACGTATGTCCTTACATGCCATGAGATCTTGCCACGCTTGTTCGACCTCGGCCGTTGGCGGTCCTTTGTAAGGCGAGTCGTACCACAAGGACCCGTTGAACCTGACGTCTAGATATTCCTCTCGTATCGCCTCGTTTATCGGTGCTATGTCATGCAAATGTTAGTAGTTGGGCATGATGGCTATTTCGGCTTTTGTGGCAGGAAGAGTTACAGTAATAATTGAATTTGGACACGCAGCTTTGTCGACGTTGAATATAAGATGTGGGCAGAATATATGgaataagaagaatatagGTGGCCACAATCGCTCCGTGAAACAAGAGCCACGGAGCTAGGTGCCTCCAATGATGCCTAGGCTCGGCCAGCTTTCGAAGCCGCTGGTCGAGGAGATGGCCACTGACCTCTTCATCGTTGTCTTGCTCGTCGAAATCGTGTTTGCGTGTTTGCTCTGGCGTGTGTTGTCGCCAAAATGAGAATGCATGTTTCATCTTGGAGGCCAGTACGTAGCACAAAGGACAATGTGAAATTGTTTCTCATGTCAACATTGCCGACGGCCGGAACACGTACCACTGGGCAAATTTTCGGGCATCGTTTTGCTTATACTTGGTACATGCATGCCGAAACGGGGTCAGTTCACAAATCGCCCGATCCCAACATGTATCTTGACTTTGCGACGACAAAGTCGTGCGTCTTTCTACTCGATGCAACCAGTCGGCCTGCAATGTAACTTCGCAACGGGAAGGTCGTGCAGTTGCCTGATTCCGGGTGGCCATGCTACGTAAAAAGGGATATATATGCCGTGCTTGCGCGGCTTCTTGTGCTACAGCCCAGCAATGGGCATACTGTCGAAATAATAAACTCCACACAATACAAATAACCTTAACCCGTCTGCATAGCCCAGGACTACTCTTTTCTTGTTGAGCtagtctctctctctctctttttgttttcaCAAAATCCCAACGCTGGTGACTATGCGCTTCATACTTCCTTTGCTCGCTACTCTCGCAGCGGCTGCACCAGCAGGTACGGCATCCCCTCCCCTGATGAAACTCGTGCGTGGGTAGCTCTTGACTGACCAATATTCATCCAGGTGTCTTTGAGAGCGATAAGCTCTTGACTATTGACAAGGATGGTAAAGACAGCTCCTACGATGTCAACAAGCGCAGCCATTTTGTGGCGGACCCTTTGCTCCAAATCTCCGAGGACGACTCTGCCAGCTCATACCAGCGCAGCAACTTCAAGGCAGACCCTTTGCTAGAAATCTCGGACGACCCCAATGCTTCATCGTACAACTAGGGTGCCATGGGTGTCAAAGCTGGTTCACGTCTACAAGCCCCAAACCGTCCGAGGGGCTGGTGATGCGTGATGGAGACGTCTCGAGTACACAGGCAGGTAGAACAGTTTAGTATTTATCAAGATTGAAGGAGTAAAATGGTCATTGAACCTGTGTACAAGGCGCGCTTTTGCTGTATGTGATGTAGGGTACATGAATTGTTCACACTCTCCCACTAATAGATGGCCGGCGCCTCTGCATCTTCTCACAGATGTGACACCGCAGACGCACCCTTTACTACCAAGGTCTCGCCCAGTCCACGGCACATATTTGTTATCGAGCACAGTTATTGTTCAATAGCTGGTACTGTAATTGTGTCGCGTGCAGCAACTTGACAACACCAACCCAATAAGAAGCGAGTTGCTGTACGCCACTCGTCCATCACTGGCCAGAGGCAAAAAGCCAGCAGCCATCACGACATGCGACCTATAAAGCTCCAGACACCTCCGCATCGTTCTCGAGGACTCGACCCCACACGGCAACTCTTGAGCAGGTCCATCCACcagaaacaaagaaagatCAAAGCAACTTTATCCATCAtgccatcctcggcctcgatCAAAGCAAAGGAAAAGTACGAGGCGATGCTTGCCGCGGCAAAAGGCGACGGGGTTTCTCGTAAGTGCCGTCCACCAAAGCAATGACAGCCACGGTTACCCATGATTTGAGCTAGACATGTCCAACCGCGTCGTCGCAACGAGGCACCCGTCGACTGGAGGCAGCGAGATGACCAACTCCATCACTCGCAGGTCGAGCCAGAGCAGCGATGCCTCGGGTCACGGCCGCTTCCGAACCATGATTAGAAACATGCTTTCGCCGCCGGCCTACTAGGATGAGGACGCGTACGGAGAGTGTAGTACAGTTTGTGAATATATATCCTTTGAGATGCCTTTGGGAGCCGCCGTGTCACCTTGCATCGCGCCGTGTGTCGGGTACACTAGTTTGCAAGCACTTTTCTACGCACCAGCTTGACAGGGTAGACACGTTACGTAGGCATCTTTGCTGCCAGACAAGGGGTGACGGAGGAGCGCGTGGTATGAGTCCAAACTGAGACCGTCCCGAGATAGCCTAGTGAATGCCTGGAATGGGAAGGTGTAATGGCATCAATCGTTGACTACAGACTAAAGTCTTGCCCCAGCTTTGAAAAGACACGTGGTATGCATGCGAAATGGACTTGAAGCCTTGTTGCTTGTCCGCGCCCGTGTTGTTGCGTCTTTGCAGTATTGACGTCACGGCGCCTGGTGTCGCAAAAGTCTACATATGGCTGGTAACATGCCTGTCGTGCAGACAGGACACAATTGACTTTAAATGTCAAGTTCACAAGGCCATGATCCTCCGTGTAACTAGCGCTGTTTCTCATTTTTTACAGTGGCAGGCAAAGGGTCTGGTATTAACcagatcaggtacctggctatcgcgctcaaactataatatactagttgagccgttggcaactaacCCACTTAGTTGTCAACGGGTAAGGcatattagtgtatacttgTCGGTGGGTAAATCTATCCTGCCACCGACTGTTATTTCACTAGCCTACACCAGATGTAATTgatccatgtccatgtggCCCGTGGCAGGTCATATGGAACTCGCGACTCCAACTCGCTAGACGCTCGTGTGCCCCGAGGCAAGACATCAGATCCTCGTGCCCGACAAGGCGAATGAAACCACTCGAGCCAACGCAGGAACATTCATCGCTCAGGGACGCATCAGCTAGTCCCTGCAAAACTCCCCCACGAATGGCTGATGGCTTACACGGCAAAAGCGACTACGGGTACTCGGCACGCCGTGTGCCTCACGTTGTCACTCGACGCTCCTCGGGCTTGTCACGGGGAGGCAATTGAAGATGGATGACACAGCTTCATTCCTGTCCATGCAACGTCTCCTCCTAAACGTGGTGCTGTCTCGCGTGTCTCTCAGCTCGCAATGCCGTTCCACGTGTCGATTTGGGAGCTTGGTATGTAGCCGGGCTCCTCGTGCGCTGGATGGATGACTCTTGTGAAAATGATATATAACACGCCCAAATCG
The DNA window shown above is from Metarhizium brunneum chromosome 1, complete sequence and carries:
- the cctO_2 gene encoding Cyclochlorotine biosynthesis protein O, with the translated sequence MKHAFSFWRQHTPEQTRKHDFDEQDNDEEVSGHLLDQRLRKLAEPRHHWRHLAPWLLFHGAIVATYILLIPYILPTSYIQRRQSCVSKFNYYSPINEAIREEYLDVRFNGSLWYDSPYKGPPTAEVEQAWQDLMAYGTIRVTADDISRIGHNLTAVQFPEAAGGGYLAVAMGTHQIHCLHFIWQDHHAAFFPTTQANKEGASEMYERHYEHCIDYIRQTLMCNFDPGIIPYYWVRQHNQPTPDGNTRHKCADWDALQSWLKQRAVPIPDGFEWHQPPDAVPLPENP